The Mauremys reevesii isolate NIE-2019 linkage group 21, ASM1616193v1, whole genome shotgun sequence genome has a window encoding:
- the C21H1orf158 gene encoding uncharacterized protein C1orf158 homolog, with amino-acid sequence MLTSQRDVQESYLPSWKIKPEYSTKVLIGNWLEERKRFTKDIGKPSNSIYGTDFIRFPGHRTDRTVRRTIMKKLDGLPKQHLFTHHEEPSNRNLVTHYDDHYNRHGYNPVLPPLRRWNGQKLAWLPEKSDFPIFEPPTNYGLFEQLMKKWTHQEAGVMNSVYTVSYEMPPVSAFAVRRRPVTNCHRLPRDGQRLPHSLSASLECDGAPKCLPVSEQPVRDTAAIGATL; translated from the exons ATGCTTACATCTCAGAGGGATGTGCAGGAATCGTACCTTCCCAGCTGGAAAATAAAACCAGAGTACTCCACGAAAGTGCTCATTGGAAACTGGTTGGAAGAGAGGAAAAGG TTTACAAAAGACATTGGGAAACCCAGCAACAGCATCTATGGGACTGACTTTATTCGCTTCCCTGGCCACAGAACAGATCGAACAGTGAGGAGAACCATTATGAAGAAACTTGAT GGCCTGCCAAAGCAGCATCTGTTTACGCATCATGAAGAACCGAGCAACCGAAATTTAGTAACTCATTACGATGATCATTACAACAGACATGGCTATAATCCTGTGTTGCCTCCGCTCCGCAGATGGAATGGACAAAAGCTAGCCTGGCTTCCGGAGAAATCAGATTTCCCCATTTTCG AACCACCCACCAACTATGGCCTTTTTGAGCAACTAATGAAAAAATGGACCCACCAAGAGGCTGGAGTGATGAACAGTGTCTACACTGTTTCTTATGAGATGCCGCCTGTTTCTGCTTTTGCCGTTCGCCGACGTCCGGTCACAAATTGCCACCGGCTCCCCCGTGATGGGCAGCgtcttccccacagcctcagtgCAAGTCTGGAATGTGACGGCGCACCAAAGTGCCTTCCTGTTTCCGAGCAGCCGGTCAGAGACACGGCAGCCATTGGCGCCACGCTGTAG